Proteins encoded in a region of the Desulfobotulus mexicanus genome:
- the gcvH gene encoding glycine cleavage system protein GcvH, producing MKEIKDLIVPENLSYTDAHEWMDKDATPSRMGITDYAQDQLGDVVFVELPEPGTRLEKGEVCATVESVKAVSEIYMPVSGTVTGVNTELEDRPELVNSSPYGDGWILEISADDPAALSVLMDHRAYLDMLKGL from the coding sequence ATGAAGGAAATCAAAGATCTTATTGTACCTGAAAACTTAAGCTACACCGATGCCCATGAGTGGATGGACAAAGATGCAACACCTTCCCGCATGGGCATTACGGATTATGCCCAGGATCAGCTTGGGGATGTGGTCTTTGTGGAGCTGCCTGAGCCGGGAACCCGCCTTGAAAAAGGGGAAGTCTGTGCAACCGTTGAGTCCGTCAAGGCGGTCAGTGAAATCTACATGCCTGTTTCCGGAACGGTTACCGGTGTGAATACAGAGCTTGAAGACCGCCCGGAGCTTGTCAATTCTTCGCCCTATGGGGATGGATGGATTCTTGAAATCAGCGCGGATGATCCAGCAGCTCTTTCCGTTCTGATGGATCACAGGGCTTACCTTGATATGTTGAAGGGACTTTAA
- the uvrC gene encoding excinuclease ABC subunit UvrC, with protein MVMDMGGEEVNTGCEENTEASGPSLLILEKLAQVTTGPGVYLMKDGENRILYVGKAKNLRRRLASYFQRMDRHPVKTGVLVAKIADFDTILTESENEALLLESTLIKRHRPRYNVILKDDKQYPFLRLDLSHPFPNLTVVRRIQKDHARYFGPFSSGGAVRETLKLVNRTFRLRTCKDTVMKGRSRPCLNYQMGVCIGACCKEVDTDAYRRNVREAVLVLKGKTPVLLTKLQREMKKAALAQNFEKAAEIRDKLFALERTRESQVVVATDLVDRDILGRAEVPGMGIFTLMRVRSGLLVDTRHFAFRETLADPGEQIASFIRQYYPEQPQPPREILVPEDLEDREALSEALNTWTGKKVTITRPLRGEKVKLLEWAKSNAEKELEERMALRQGDEAVLETLAAKLGMGGLPHRIECFDNANISGQNPVTGMVVFIDGRPDKNQYRRYKIRHVPEQDDYAYMNESLRRRFAAEKLEGPLPDLLLVDGGKGQLNIAIEVLKDMGVFGSFHVAAIAKMDTEKGESEDKIFIPGRMNPVNFGKDPQALFLLMRIRDEAHKTAVGFHRKQRNKSTLHSRLDGAPGVGPKRKAALLSHFGSFKKLLAAPVEDISSVDGFSPQSARRLYEFLHSSELAEAGFKGIGVTGEDV; from the coding sequence ATGGTGATGGATATGGGCGGAGAAGAAGTCAATACAGGCTGTGAAGAAAATACAGAAGCATCCGGTCCATCTCTGCTAATCCTTGAAAAGCTTGCCCAGGTGACCACAGGGCCGGGTGTATATCTGATGAAGGACGGTGAAAACCGCATCCTTTATGTGGGTAAGGCCAAGAATTTAAGGCGAAGACTGGCCTCCTACTTTCAGCGCATGGACCGTCATCCCGTAAAAACCGGGGTGCTGGTGGCAAAAATTGCAGACTTTGACACCATCCTCACGGAAAGTGAAAATGAGGCTCTGCTTCTGGAGTCTACCCTCATCAAGCGTCACCGGCCCCGCTACAATGTCATTTTAAAAGATGACAAGCAGTATCCCTTCCTTCGCCTTGATCTTTCCCATCCCTTCCCAAATCTTACGGTGGTACGCAGAATACAGAAGGATCATGCCCGCTATTTCGGACCATTTTCCTCCGGCGGAGCTGTGCGGGAAACCCTGAAGCTTGTGAACCGTACCTTCCGGCTGCGAACATGCAAGGATACGGTGATGAAGGGACGTTCCCGGCCCTGCCTGAATTATCAGATGGGGGTCTGTATAGGGGCCTGTTGTAAGGAGGTTGATACAGACGCCTACCGCAGAAATGTCCGGGAAGCCGTGCTGGTACTGAAGGGGAAAACACCGGTACTGCTGACCAAGCTGCAAAGGGAGATGAAAAAGGCGGCTTTAGCCCAGAACTTTGAAAAGGCTGCGGAAATCCGGGACAAGCTTTTTGCCCTGGAAAGAACGAGGGAGTCTCAGGTGGTGGTGGCCACGGATCTGGTCGACAGGGATATCCTTGGACGGGCTGAAGTGCCGGGCATGGGGATTTTTACCCTGATGAGGGTCCGCTCCGGACTTCTTGTGGATACCCGTCATTTTGCCTTCAGGGAGACTCTGGCTGATCCGGGAGAGCAGATTGCTTCCTTCATCCGTCAGTATTATCCGGAACAGCCCCAGCCTCCCCGTGAAATCCTTGTTCCTGAAGATCTTGAAGACAGGGAAGCCTTAAGTGAAGCCCTGAACACATGGACGGGAAAGAAGGTGACCATCACAAGGCCTTTGCGCGGTGAAAAGGTGAAACTTCTTGAGTGGGCGAAAAGCAATGCGGAAAAGGAGCTGGAAGAGCGCATGGCTCTGCGTCAGGGGGATGAGGCTGTGCTGGAAACTCTGGCCGCAAAGCTGGGAATGGGAGGCCTTCCGCACCGCATTGAGTGCTTTGATAATGCAAATATTTCAGGTCAGAATCCCGTTACTGGCATGGTGGTATTTATTGATGGCAGGCCGGATAAAAACCAGTACAGACGATATAAGATCCGCCATGTGCCGGAGCAGGACGATTATGCCTATATGAATGAATCCCTGCGCCGCCGTTTTGCTGCTGAAAAGCTGGAAGGCCCCCTGCCGGATCTGCTCCTTGTGGACGGGGGTAAGGGTCAGCTGAACATTGCCATTGAAGTTCTTAAGGATATGGGGGTTTTTGGAAGTTTCCATGTGGCGGCCATTGCCAAGATGGATACGGAAAAGGGAGAAAGCGAAGACAAGATTTTTATCCCTGGCCGCATGAATCCGGTGAATTTCGGAAAAGATCCGCAAGCCCTTTTTCTTCTCATGCGAATCAGGGATGAAGCCCATAAAACCGCCGTGGGTTTTCACAGAAAACAGAGAAACAAAAGTACACTTCACTCCAGACTTGACGGAGCGCCGGGTGTTGGACCGAAACGTAAAGCTGCTCTTCTTTCCCATTTCGGAAGTTTCAAAAAGCTCCTTGCCGCACCGGTGGAAGATATAAGTAGCGTTGACGGATTCAGTCCGCAGAGTGCCCGCAGGCTGTATGAGTTTCTGCACAGCAGTGAGCTTGCTGAGGCTGGTTTTAAGGGTATTGGCGTTACAGGTGAGGATGTGTAG